From a region of the Thermomicrobium roseum DSM 5159 genome:
- the dnaJ gene encoding molecular chaperone DnaJ, which translates to MAAKRDYYEILGVSRTATQEEIRRAYRRLARQYHPDVNKSPDAEEKFKEINEAYEVLSDPDKRAAYDRFGHAGVQAGVGHEPSAGGDPFGFGSLFTDLFDSFFGDMTGTTRRRPARGADLEATIELTFEEALRGVVKELEIERLELCPDCRGTRMRHGARPTTCPVCGGTGQLRRYQQTILGAMITATTCSHCGGEGRVVSDPCPTCRGRGRTVRRRTVRLEIPAGIEDGATLRLTGEGEHGEPGGAPGNLYVHVRVRPHDLFRREGTTLYLDLPINVAQAALGAEVEVPTIDGPVLLTIPPGTQPGQRFRLRGKGAPELGSERRGDLIVTVRVVVPTELTPRQRELFAELAESLERPDVHEAHRKGFFERIKEVLGV; encoded by the coding sequence ATGGCTGCGAAGCGCGACTATTACGAAATCCTGGGAGTCAGTCGCACGGCGACCCAGGAGGAGATCCGCCGGGCCTACCGGCGCTTGGCTCGCCAGTATCACCCGGATGTCAACAAGTCGCCGGACGCCGAGGAGAAGTTCAAGGAGATCAACGAGGCCTACGAGGTTTTGAGCGATCCCGACAAGCGTGCTGCGTACGACCGCTTCGGCCATGCTGGTGTCCAGGCTGGTGTCGGCCATGAGCCGAGCGCGGGCGGCGATCCGTTCGGCTTCGGCTCGCTCTTCACCGATCTCTTCGATTCCTTCTTCGGCGACATGACCGGAACCACCCGGCGCCGACCGGCCCGCGGTGCCGACCTCGAGGCCACGATCGAACTCACGTTCGAGGAAGCGCTGCGCGGGGTGGTGAAGGAACTGGAGATCGAGCGGCTGGAGCTCTGTCCAGATTGCCGGGGAACGCGGATGCGCCACGGCGCTCGTCCCACCACGTGCCCGGTGTGCGGTGGGACCGGACAGCTGCGTCGCTACCAACAGACGATCCTGGGCGCCATGATCACGGCTACCACCTGCAGCCACTGCGGGGGCGAAGGCCGCGTCGTCTCCGATCCGTGCCCGACCTGTCGGGGACGCGGGCGCACCGTGCGGCGACGCACTGTCCGCCTCGAGATCCCTGCTGGCATCGAGGACGGTGCCACCCTGCGCTTGACCGGCGAGGGGGAGCACGGTGAGCCGGGCGGCGCGCCGGGTAATCTCTATGTCCACGTACGAGTCCGACCGCACGATTTGTTCAGGCGCGAGGGAACGACGCTCTACCTGGACCTGCCCATCAACGTGGCCCAGGCGGCATTGGGTGCCGAGGTCGAGGTACCGACCATCGACGGTCCGGTGCTGCTCACTATCCCCCCGGGGACACAGCCTGGCCAGCGTTTCCGCCTGCGCGGCAAGGGGGCGCCGGAACTCGGCAGCGAGCGGCGCGGCGACCTCATCGTGACCGTCCGGGTCGTGGTGCCGACCGAACTCACGCCCCGCCAGCGTGAGCTGTTCGCGGAACTGGCCGAATCGCTCGAGCGACCGGACGTGCACGAGGCGCACCGCAAGGGCTTCTTCGAGCGGATCAAGGAAGTACTCGGCGTCTGA
- a CDS encoding Flp family type IVb pilin encodes MRQWHRAALAGQGLVEYALIILFVAIALVGALTILGGALASFYQSAAGAIPGS; translated from the coding sequence ATGAGACAATGGCACCGGGCAGCTCTGGCAGGGCAAGGGCTGGTAGAGTACGCGCTCATCATCCTGTTCGTGGCGATCGCCCTCGTCGGGGCATTGACGATCCTCGGCGGTGCCTTGGCGAGCTTCTACCAGTCAGCTGCGGGAGCGATTCCCGGCTCGTGA
- a CDS encoding Flp family type IVb pilin has product MLERYVYDVLAWWETQKNRAAEGQGLVEYALIIALVSIALIFALTALAGGIGNVFSTIQGALSGGGGGGGQ; this is encoded by the coding sequence ATGCTGGAACGATACGTGTACGATGTGCTGGCCTGGTGGGAGACCCAGAAGAACCGAGCGGCCGAGGGGCAAGGGCTGGTCGAGTACGCCCTGATCATCGCGCTGGTGTCGATCGCCCTGATCTTTGCCCTGACGGCGCTGGCTGGCGGAATCGGGAACGTGTTCTCGACTATCCAGGGTGCACTCAGCGGCGGTGGCGGCGGTGGCGGCCAGTGA